The Candidatus Accumulibacter similis genome has a segment encoding these proteins:
- the aroC gene encoding chorismate synthase codes for MSGNTFGTLFAVTSFGESHGPAIGCVVDGCPPGLAICTADIQAELDRRKPGTSRHVTQRREPDEVEILSGVFAGRTTGTPIALLIRNQDQRSKDYGNIAETFRPGHADYVYTQKYGFRDHRGGGRSSARETAVRVAAGAIARKWLAERYGVRIMGWMSQLGPIPIPFVSADEIGNNPFFAPNAAIVAELEDYMDQLRKAGDSVGAKISVTASGLPPGWGEPVYGRLDAEIAYAMMGINAVKGVEIGAGFASISQRGSEHGDEMTAQGFLSNHAGGVLGGISTGQDLLVNLAIKPTSSIRLPRRSLTLGGQPAEVVTHGRHDPCVGIRATPIAEAMLALVLIDQALRHRAQCADVLCSTPRVPGRLAG; via the coding sequence ATGTCCGGCAACACCTTCGGCACCCTGTTCGCCGTCACCTCGTTCGGCGAATCGCACGGACCGGCGATCGGCTGCGTCGTCGATGGCTGCCCACCGGGACTGGCGATCTGCACCGCCGACATCCAGGCCGAACTCGATCGCCGCAAGCCCGGCACCTCGCGGCACGTGACGCAACGGCGCGAGCCGGATGAGGTCGAAATTCTCTCCGGCGTCTTTGCCGGGCGAACGACCGGCACGCCGATCGCCCTGCTGATCCGCAACCAGGACCAGCGGAGCAAGGATTACGGCAACATCGCCGAGACTTTCCGCCCCGGTCATGCCGACTACGTGTACACACAGAAATACGGCTTTCGCGACCACCGCGGCGGTGGCCGCTCGTCGGCGCGCGAGACGGCCGTCCGTGTCGCGGCTGGCGCGATCGCCCGCAAGTGGCTGGCCGAGCGCTACGGCGTCCGCATCATGGGCTGGATGAGCCAGCTCGGCCCGATCCCGATCCCCTTCGTCAGCGCCGACGAGATCGGCAACAATCCGTTCTTTGCGCCGAATGCGGCGATCGTCGCCGAACTCGAGGACTACATGGATCAGCTGCGCAAGGCGGGCGATTCGGTCGGCGCGAAGATCTCGGTCACTGCCAGCGGACTGCCACCCGGCTGGGGGGAACCGGTCTATGGCCGCCTCGACGCCGAGATCGCCTACGCCATGATGGGCATCAATGCGGTCAAGGGGGTCGAGATCGGCGCCGGCTTCGCCAGCATCAGCCAGAGGGGCAGCGAACATGGCGACGAGATGACAGCCCAGGGCTTCCTCAGCAACCACGCCGGGGGTGTCCTCGGCGGCATTTCAACCGGGCAGGATCTGCTCGTCAACCTGGCGATCAAGCCGACATCGAGCATTCGCCTGCCGCGCCGCTCGCTGACCCTCGGCGGACAACCTGCCGAGGTCGTCACGCACGGCCGCCACGACCCCTGTGTCGGCATCCGCGCGACGCCGATTGCCGAGGCGATGCTGGCGCTGGTGCTGATCGACCAGGCCTTGCGTCACCGCGCCCAGTGCGCCGACGTGCTGTGCTCGACACCGCGTGTGCCCGGCCGCCTGGCAGGGTGA
- a CDS encoding VCBS repeat-containing protein, whose product MKILGSEVYMAASHRLLQHEEVRQSVRLWTGAQSPAFGPDAARLPVIDRVTISDAARAAQAADPSAAVADGDPAENDPRFVLLRAIIRLLTGEEARVFDASELRAPATAAPPVAARPAANGSAADSPGRGVEYDLQSAHAEVEQLELAARGVVRTADGREISFALDISLSRTYYEESNLSLRLGDGARPRKDPLLVNFAGTSAQLVGQRFRFDLDVDGKAENINLPAAGTGFLVLDSNGDQRINDGSELFGALSGDGFADLEPLDDDGNGWIDENDAAYSQLRLWMPDADGGGPLLTLQQADVGALGLARVATPFDLRDGANETLAQLRSSGIYLRDSGGAGSLQQVDLSV is encoded by the coding sequence GTGAAGATTCTTGGGAGCGAAGTGTACATGGCCGCATCGCACCGGTTGCTGCAGCACGAGGAAGTGCGCCAGTCGGTGCGTCTGTGGACGGGCGCGCAGAGTCCGGCCTTCGGGCCTGACGCCGCCCGCCTGCCCGTGATCGATCGCGTCACCATCTCCGACGCCGCGCGTGCCGCGCAGGCGGCTGATCCCAGCGCCGCAGTGGCCGATGGCGATCCGGCTGAGAACGATCCGCGGTTCGTCTTGCTGCGTGCCATCATCCGGCTGCTCACCGGCGAGGAGGCGCGTGTCTTTGACGCCAGCGAACTCCGTGCTCCGGCCACTGCTGCGCCACCAGTGGCCGCGCGCCCTGCCGCCAACGGCTCCGCGGCGGACTCACCCGGCCGTGGCGTCGAGTACGACTTGCAGTCCGCACACGCTGAAGTCGAGCAACTCGAACTTGCCGCCCGTGGTGTCGTGCGTACGGCTGACGGACGGGAGATCAGTTTCGCGCTGGACATCTCGCTCTCGCGCACCTACTACGAGGAGAGCAATCTCAGTCTGCGCCTTGGCGATGGAGCCCGGCCGCGCAAGGACCCGTTGCTGGTGAACTTCGCCGGCACCTCGGCGCAACTCGTCGGACAACGCTTCCGCTTCGATCTCGACGTCGATGGCAAGGCGGAGAACATCAATCTGCCCGCCGCCGGCACTGGCTTCCTGGTGCTCGACAGCAACGGCGACCAGCGCATCAACGACGGCAGCGAACTGTTCGGCGCGCTCAGCGGCGACGGTTTCGCCGATCTCGAGCCGCTCGACGACGATGGCAACGGCTGGATTGACGAGAACGACGCCGCCTACTCGCAGTTGCGGCTGTGGATGCCGGACGCCGACGGCGGCGGACCACTGTTGACGCTGCAGCAAGCCGACGTCGGCGCACTGGGCCTCGCCCGTGTGGCGACGCCGTTCGACCTGCGTGACGGCGCCAACGAAACGCTCGCCCAGCTTCGCAGCAGCGGCATCTACCTGCGCGACAGCGGCGGTGCCGGCTCGCTGCAGCAGGTCGACCTGAGCGTCTGA